DNA from Krasilnikovia cinnamomea:
GTGAGCCGGCGGCCGTTGGGGAAGCCGGCGAGATCGCCGCCGAGCACGCCGAGCCGTTTGGGCTGGGCGGTGGGCGGGATCGACATGTTCAGCCGCAGCTGTTCGCTGAGCTTGAACTTCGCCGGGTCGACGTCCTTGTTCAACCGCTGCGAGTTCAGGTCCACGGCGACGGGGCCGCAGGCCTTGCACAGTCCGCTGAGGAACACCTCCGCCAGGTCGTTACGCGGGGTCGCCGGGGCCGGAATCCGGTACAGGTCCTGGATGCGTCGTGGCACCTCGGGGTTCGTGACGAACCGCGCGAACTTGGCGTCGTCCTGCGGCTTGGTCGCGTTGAACTCGTCCTTGCGACCGAGCGGGATGACGACCTCGTTGACCAGTGGCATGCCGAGTCGGGACACCTGCTGGTAGCCGCCGAACAGCTTGCGGCTGTTGTCGGCCCGTACGACCTCGGCGCGCTGCCGCGACGTGGTGCTCCAGATCCCGATCACCGGGTTGCGGGTCGCGTTGCCGTTGCGGGCGAGAACGTTCTTCGGCACCTGGATCGCCAGGGTGTTGACGTTGTAACCGGCGACCGTGTCCTGCCCGATCTCGGAGAAGTCACCGCCGTAGAACCGGTCGAACACCCGCAGGTCCAGGAAGAAGCCGTCGTCAGCCTGGCCGGCGAACGTCTTGCCGCCGCCGGGCAGCCCGGTGATCGCGGTATCGGCGAGCGTGCCGTAGTCGGGCATGGACCCGTTGCCGACCCGCGACGGCGCCACCCGGCCGTTGCGGACGAGGACGGTGGAGCCCTTCGGCGTGATGGCCTCCAGGCGGTACGTCTGGAAGAAGTTCAGATCCGGGTCGTTGAGCGACGTGACGACCCCGGTGTTGTAGAGGAACGTCCCACGGTCGCGGTAGTTGTCGGTGAACGTCCACCGGTACGTCAGGTCGGGCTTCGCGTTGCCGTCGGAGTCGATGTGGATGTCGTACGCGGTCTTCGTGGCGAACGGGTAGAAGTTCGGGCCACCGTTGGGTTCCTGGAACGGAATCCAGTTGGAGATGATCGTCACCGTGTCCGGCGCGTCCGGGCTGACGAACGCGTACACGTCCGTGTTGTCGAGCTTCGGCTCGCCGGCGATCAGCGGCGCTTCCCGGTGACTGGACGCCACACCGGCGGTCGGCGCGAGTGACGCGAGCCCCGCTGCTGCTACCGCCGCGACCGCCACCGTGGCGGTCAACGCTCGGCGCGTAGGTCGACTGTGGTGCATGTCGTGCCTCCTCGGATATGAGCGGCGAACCGGGTCTGCTCCCCACGGGCCGCCGCGGAAATGTCGGTGGGAGTTCGCACCCCGGGCCGGGGTGGATGGGTCGGGTGTCGGCAAGGCGACGGACGGCCATCCGAACCGTCACCGGCTCCGAAGCACGCGATGGACGCACCGGAACACGCGACGAGGCCTGCGATGAGGCGGTGCGGCACAACCCGTTGAGGAGGCGACCACATGCGCCGCAGTGCGATCATCATCAGTGGCGGAGTGCTCGCCGTCGCGCTTGTCGTGGCCGGCGGCGCACTGCTGCCGGAGCGCGGCGGCCGGGTCGCCGCGGTGGAACCGGCGAGCGCCGGGGCGGGCGGCGACGCGACCGCCCGGCTCGAACAGCGGGTGCGCCGGCTACCCGGCGACTGGAACGCCTGGGCCGAGCTCGGCGCCGCCTATGTACAGCGGGCGCGGACCACCGCGGACCCGTCCCACTACGCGAGCGCGGAGCGGGCGCTGCGCCGATCGCTGGAGATCCGGCCGGCGGGCAACGTGCCGGCGCTGACCGGGCTCGGTGCGCTCGCCGCCGCCCGGCACGACTTCACCGCCGCGCTGCGCCACGGCCGGGACGCGCTGACCGCAGATCCCTACCGGGCGAGCGCGTACGGCGTGGTGGCCGACGCGCTGGTCGAGCTGGGCCGCTACGACGAGGCGTTCCAGGCGGTCCAGAAGATGGTGGACCTGCGGCCCGACACCGCCTCCTACGCCCGCGCCTCGTACACCTGGGAGTTGCGCGGCGACCTCGGCCGCGCGCGGGCGACGATGGGCCGGGCGCTGGAGGCCGCGGCGTCACCGTCGGATGCCGCGTTCGCGCTGTATCAGCTCGGCGAGCTGGCGTTCGGCTCGGGCGACCTGGCGACCGCGGCGCAGCATTTCGACGCGGGACTGCGCCGGGATCCGGCCTACCTGCCGCTGCGGGTCGGGCAGGCGAAGGTGCGTGCGGCGCGCGGCGACCGGGCCGGTGCCGAGGCCGGCTACCGCGCGGTGCTGGCGGTGGCACCGCTGCCGGGGTACGCGGCCGAGCTGGGCGACCTGCTCGCCGCCGCCGGCGACGAGCGCGCCGCCGAGCAGCAGTACGGGCTGGTCCGGGTCACCCGCGAGGTGCAGGCCGCGGCCGGGGTCGCCCCCGACGTGGAAATCGCCCTGTTCGATGCCGATCACCGACAACCCGGGCGGGCGTTGACCGCCGCCCGGCAGATTTACGACCGGCAGCCGAGCATCGCCGCCGCCGACGCCCTGGCCTGGGCGTTGCACGCCAGCGGGCGGTCGGCGGAGGCCGTCAAGTACGCCGACCAGGCGCTGCGACTCGGCACCCGCAGCGCGGTGCTGCGCTACCACCGTGGCATGGTCCTCGCGGCGGCCGGGCGGGTGGACGCGGCACGCGCCGACCTCGAGGCCGCGTTGCGGATGAACCCGCACTTCTCCGTACGGCACGCGCCGATCGCCCGGCGCACCCTCGCGTCACTGGGCGGGCCACGATGAAGGCCCGCCTGCTGGCCTGGGTGGCGGCGGCCGCCGGAGCCGTGGCGGCGGTGCTGCCGGCCGCACCGGCCGCGGCGCACCCGCTGGGCAACTTCACCGTCAACCAGTACGCCGGCCTGACCGTCAGCCGGGACGCGGTCACCGTCGACTACGTCGTGGACCTGGCCGAACTGCCCGCCTACCAGACCCGTACGGAGCAGGTGGACGCCGACCGTAACGGCGCGGTCTCCACCGTCGAGGGCGAACGGTACGCCGTCGCCGCGTGCGCCGCGCGGGCCGCCGACGCCCGGCTGGAGGTGGCCGGCCGGCGCGCACCGCTGTCCGTCGTCACGACCCGGATCGACTTCCCGCCCGGCGCTGCCGGGCTGGCCACGCTGCGGCTGGAGTGCGTCCTGCGGGCGGCGGTGGTGGTGGAACGGGAGGCGGAGATCGCGTACCGCAATGACGCCTTTGCGGACCGGCCGGGATGGCGGGAGGTGACCGCTGTCGGCCAGGGGGTGCAACTGCTCGACTCCAGTGTCCCGGCCGCCAGTCGCAGCGACCGGTTGCGCGCCTATCCCGAGGGCGCCGCCGCGTTGGACGAGCGGACGGCGTCGATGCGGGCACGCCCCGGCGCCGACCCCGGTTTCTCGACGCCGGACGCCGGGGGGACGCGGGCGGCTGGCCCGGACGTCGACCGGCTCACCGCCGCGTTCACCGGGCTCATCGGGCGGCGGCACCTCGGTGTCGGGCTGGCCGTCCTCGCCTTGGCCCTGGCCGCCATGCTGGGCGCGGGCCACGCGCTCGCCCCCGGCCACGGCAAGACGGTGATGGCCGCGATGCTCATCGGCGAACGCGGGACCGTACGCCAGGCCGGTGTCGTGGCCCTCACGGTCACCGCGACTCACACGACGAGCGTGCTCGTGCTCGGCGTCGTCCTCGCCACCTCGCTGACGTTCGCGCCGGAACGGCTCTACGGCTGGCTGGGGGTCGTCAGCGGGTTGCTGATCGCCGCGGTCGGCACCGGCCTGCTACGCC
Protein-coding regions in this window:
- a CDS encoding DUF4331 domain-containing protein, giving the protein MTATVAVAAVAAAGLASLAPTAGVASSHREAPLIAGEPKLDNTDVYAFVSPDAPDTVTIISNWIPFQEPNGGPNFYPFATKTAYDIHIDSDGNAKPDLTYRWTFTDNYRDRGTFLYNTGVVTSLNDPDLNFFQTYRLEAITPKGSTVLVRNGRVAPSRVGNGSMPDYGTLADTAITGLPGGGKTFAGQADDGFFLDLRVFDRFYGGDFSEIGQDTVAGYNVNTLAIQVPKNVLARNGNATRNPVIGIWSTTSRQRAEVVRADNSRKLFGGYQQVSRLGMPLVNEVVIPLGRKDEFNATKPQDDAKFARFVTNPEVPRRIQDLYRIPAPATPRNDLAEVFLSGLCKACGPVAVDLNSQRLNKDVDPAKFKLSEQLRLNMSIPPTAQPKRLGVLGGDLAGFPNGRRLTDDVLDITLQAAEGVLLPGHPAAVDGLGDAVDANDVPFRARFPYLALPNVAAVNRN
- a CDS encoding tetratricopeptide repeat protein gives rise to the protein MRRSAIIISGGVLAVALVVAGGALLPERGGRVAAVEPASAGAGGDATARLEQRVRRLPGDWNAWAELGAAYVQRARTTADPSHYASAERALRRSLEIRPAGNVPALTGLGALAAARHDFTAALRHGRDALTADPYRASAYGVVADALVELGRYDEAFQAVQKMVDLRPDTASYARASYTWELRGDLGRARATMGRALEAAASPSDAAFALYQLGELAFGSGDLATAAQHFDAGLRRDPAYLPLRVGQAKVRAARGDRAGAEAGYRAVLAVAPLPGYAAELGDLLAAAGDERAAEQQYGLVRVTREVQAAAGVAPDVEIALFDADHRQPGRALTAARQIYDRQPSIAAADALAWALHASGRSAEAVKYADQALRLGTRSAVLRYHRGMVLAAAGRVDAARADLEAALRMNPHFSVRHAPIARRTLASLGGPR
- a CDS encoding sulfite exporter TauE/SafE family protein, which encodes MKARLLAWVAAAAGAVAAVLPAAPAAAHPLGNFTVNQYAGLTVSRDAVTVDYVVDLAELPAYQTRTEQVDADRNGAVSTVEGERYAVAACAARAADARLEVAGRRAPLSVVTTRIDFPPGAAGLATLRLECVLRAAVVVEREAEIAYRNDAFADRPGWREVTAVGQGVQLLDSSVPAASRSDRLRAYPEGAAALDERTASMRARPGADPGFSTPDAGGTRAAGPDVDRLTAAFTGLIGRRHLGVGLAVLALALAAMLGAGHALAPGHGKTVMAAMLIGERGTVRQAGVVALTVTATHTTSVLVLGVVLATSLTFAPERLYGWLGVVSGLLIAAVGTGLLRRAVQRRRQSADPAHSHDDGHDHGHAHGHHPHSHHPHSHSHGPMGGGMSLRGLIAMGFAGGLVPTPSAVVVLLGAVAFGRPWYGVLLVLAYGIGMAAALVGIGLALSRWSAVLSRRLGRGARMARLGRVLPSLTSTLIVVLGCGMALRSLFAL